From Bradyrhizobium sp. sBnM-33:
ACCTATCCTTGCCGAGCTGCGCAAAGTCGGCGCGACGCTCTGATCCCATCTATCGTTTTCAAGCCAAAGCCCGGCGGATCGAAAGAATCCGCCGGCACAATTCCCCAATGGAGCCAAACAATGAGCCCACGCATTTCCTGGGAAGGCGTCTTCCCGGCCGTCACCACGCAATTCAATGATGATCTGTCGCTTAATATCGATGCGACGGCCAAGGTCATGGACGGCCTGATCCGCGACGGCGTTTCCGGATTGATCGTCTGCGGGTCCGTCGGCGAGAACACCTCGCTGGAGCGCAAGGAGAAGGTCGCGATCATGGAAGCCGCGAAATCCGTCGCAGCAGGTCGCGTGCCCGTGCTGTGCGGCATCGCCGAGTTCACGACCGCCTTCGCAGTCGAAACCGCCAAGGAGGCGGCGCGCGTCGGCATCGATGGCGTCATGGTAATGCCGGCGCTGGTCTATTCGTCCAAGCCGCACGAGACTGCCGCACATTTCCGCGCGGTCGCCACGGCGACCGACCTGCCGGTGATGCTCTACAACAATCCGCCGATCTACAAGAACGACGTCACGCCGGACATTCTGGCCTCGCTTGCCGACGTCGAGACCGTCGTCTGCTTCAAGGACTCTTCCGGCGACACACGGCGCTTCATCGACACCCGCAACATGGTTGGTGACCGTTTCGTCTTGTTTGCCGGCCTTGACGACGTCATCGTCGAGAGCGTGGCCATGGGCGCGGTTGGCTGGGTCTCCGGCATGTCGAACGCATTCCCGCGTGAGGGCGAGACTTTGTTCCGCCTCGCCAAGGCGGGACGCTATGCCGAGGTGATGCCGCTGTACGAATGGTTCATGCCGCTATTGCACCTCGATGCCCGTCCGGACCTTGTCCAGTGCATCAAGCTTTGCGAGCACATCATGGGCCGCGGCACCGCGCTGACCCGTCCGCCGCGGCTGGCGCTGCTGCCGCACGAGAAAGCCGAGGTCGAAGCGATGATGGCGAAAGCGCTGAAGAACCGGCCGGTGCTGCCTAATGTCGGGCTGAAGGCCGCGTAAGCGGGCTACTTCGCGGCCTGCCTCTTCGCATTCAACGCCGCCGCGACGCGGCTGACTGGTGGCCGGCCGATCAGCCCACTCACGACATTGGTCGCCTTCACCAGCTTTTTCATGTCGACGCCGGTCGCAATCCCCATGCCTTCGAGCATGTAGACGACATCCTCCGTCGCGACGTTACCCGTCGCGCCGGGGGCGTAGGGACAGCCGCCGAGCCCGCCGGCGGCGGAATCGATCACGCGGCAGCCCTCTTCCATCCCGGCGTAGAGATTGGCGAGCGCCTGGCCGTAGGTGTCGTGGAAGTGCATCGCCAGATTAGCCATCGGCACATGGCCGGCGACCGAGCGCAATAGCTGTCGCGCTTTCAGCGGCGTGCCGACACCGATGGTATCGCCGAGCGAGACTTCGTAGCAGCCGAGATCCCACAGTACTTTTGCGACATCGACCACCGCCTGCGGCTTGATCTCGCCCTCGTAGGGGCAGCCGAGCACGGTGGAGATATAGCCGCGAACCCGGACGCCGTCAGCCTTGGCGCGGGCCAGCACCGGCTTGAAGCGCTCGATCGACTCCGCGATCGAACAATTGATGTTGGCGCGGGAAAAGCTTTCCGACGCCGCAGCGAATACCGCGATCAGTTTGGCGCCGGCGGCCTGAGAAGCCTCGTAGCCCTTCTCGTTCGGCACCAGCACCGGCAGTTCGCAATTCGTGTGATGGCTGACGCCGCGCAACACCTCGGCCGAGCCGACCATCTGCGGGATCGCCTTGGGTGATACGAACGCGCCCACCTCCACCGCCTTGAGCCCGGCGCCGATCAACGCCTCAATGAAGGCGATCCGGTCGGCGACGCTGATCGGGGTCTTCTCGTTCTGCAGTCCATCGCGCGGGCCGACCTCGACAATGTGAACGCCATCGCTCATGACGCCACCGCCGGTTCGAGTTCGGCGAGTTCGACGCCTTCGCCGACGATATCGCCGACCTTGCACCTGATTTTCTTCAACACGCCCGCAAAGGGCGCACGCAGGGTCTGCTCCATTTTCATGACTTCCAGGGTCAGGATCGCCGCGCCCTTCTCCAGCGTCGCGCCTTCCTCGGCCAGCAGCGCCACCACGGTCCCCGGCAGCGGCGCCACGATCTTGTCCTCGCCGACCAACTCCTCGGTCTCGCCGCCGAACGGATCGACCCAGTGCAGGTCGAAGCGGCCGTTCCGGGTGCGGAGGTAAAGCTCGTGGCCTTCGATCACGGCCGTGACACGCGATTTCATGCCCTCGATCGTCAGATCGAAGCTGCCTTCTTCCGCGGGCGACGTCGCGAAAACGAACTCGTGCTTACCGATGGTCAGTTTCGACGGACTATTGCCATAGTGCAGCGTCGCCTTGTGTTCGGCGCCCTGCCCCTGACGGAACGAGAACACACGCCTGCGCTGGCCGACCGGCATCCAACCAAACGTCTGCCAGGGCGAATGCGTCTCCTTCGCGGCCTTCTGTTCATCGACAATGATTGCCGCTACCGCCGCACAAAGCTCGAGATCCCCTGCCGTTCCCGACGATTCCGTCAGCTTCTTCAACTCGCGCTCGATGAAGCCGGTGTCGATGGTATTGGCGCGCACCTGCGGGTGCGTCACCAGCGCGGACAGGAACGGAATATTGGTGACGATACCGCGGACGTCGGTCTCTTCCAGCCCGCGGTGCAGCCGCTCGATCGCCGCCTGCCGGGTCGGCGCCCATGCAATGACCTTGGCAAGCATGGCATCGTAGTAAGGCGACACTGCATCTCCGCTGCGATAACCGGCGTCGATCCGCAGGCCGTCGATCGCCTCAGGCGTCCGCCAGGTCCTGATCCGGCCGACCGAAGGCATAAAATTCTTCTGCGGATTTTCGGCATAGACCCGCGCCTCGATGGCGTGGCCGTTCAGCTTGATCTCATCCTGCGCCAACGGCAGCTTTTCGCCGAACGCCACCCGCAACTGCCATTCGACGAGATCGACGCCCGTGATGAGCTCGGTCACGGGATGCTCGACCTGCAGGCGAGTGTTCATTTCGATGAAGAACACCTCCTTGCCGTCGGAGACGAATTCGATGGTGCCGGCGCCGACATAATTGACCGCGGCAGCCGCCTTGCGCGCAGCCGCGCAGACCGCTTCGCGCTGCTTGGTGTCCAGCGTCGGCGACGGCGCCTCCTCGATCACCTTCTGGTGCCGGCGCTGCAGCGTGCATTCGCGTTCCCAGAGCGAGAGCAGATTGCCGTGGCTGTCGCCGATGATCTGCACCTCAATATGCCGGGGGTTCTGCACGAATTTCTCGATCAGCATGCGATCGTCACCGAACGCCGCCTTCGCCTCGCGCTTGGCGCTGACGATCGCCGCCGCAAGCTCGCCGGCCGAATTGACGACGCGCATGCCGCGCCCGCCGCCGCCGGCCGACGCCTTCACCAGCACCGGGAAGCCGATCTTGTTGGCGGCTTGCGTCAGCGTCGCCTCGTCCTGCGCCTCGCCGTGATAGCCGGGCACCAATGGCACGCCTGCCTTCTCCATCAGCGCTTTCGAGCCTGACTTAGAGCCCATCGCCGTCATCATCTCGGCGGTCGGCCCGACGAACACCAGCCCGGCGTTCAGACACGCCTGCGCGAATTCGGCATTTTCAGACAGAAAGCCGTAGCCGGGATGGACCGCCTCGGCGCCGGTCTGGCGCGCGGCTTCGATCACGCGTTCGATATTGAGATAGCTGTCGCGCGCCCGCGCCGGCCCGAGCAGCACGGCCTCGTCGGCCATGGCGACATGCATGGCATCACGATCGGCCTCGGAATAGACGGCGACGGTGCGCAGACCCATGGCACGCGCGGAGCGGATCACACGGCAGGCAATCTCGCCGCGGTTGGCGATCAGCAGGGTGCGAAAACGCCGGTAAAGTTTCGAGCGGTCCATCATCACATCCTGAACAAGCCAAACTTCGTGGGTTCAATCGGCGCGTTGGCCGCGGCTGATAGACCAAGGCCCAACACCAGGCGGGTGTCGGCGGGATCGATCACGCCGTCATCCCACAGCCGGGCGGTGGCGTAATACGGATTGCCCTGGCTTTCATACTGAGCGCGGATGGGCGCGCGGAACTTATCCTCTTCCTCGGCCGACCAGCTTTCGCCCTTCGCCTCGATATTGTCGCGGCGAACCTGGCTCAGCACCATGGAGGCCTGCTCGCCGCCCATGACGGAGATGCGAGCATTCGGCCACATCCAGAGGAAGCGCGGAGAGTAGGCGCGGCCGGACATGCCGTAATTTCCGGCACCATAGGAGCCGCCGATCACGACAGTGAATTTCGGCACGCCGGCCGTCGCCACCGCCGTCACCAGCTTGGCGCCGTCGCGCGCGATACCACCGGCCTCGTATTTCTTGCCGACCATGAAGCCGGTGATGTTCTGCAAAAACACCAGCGGAATATTGCGCTGGCAGCACAGCTCGATGAAGTGCGCGCCCTTCAGCGAACTCTCGCTGAACAGGATGCCATTGTTGGCGATGATGCCGACCGGATAGCCCCAGATATGGGCAAAGCCGCAAATCAGCGTCGCGCCGTATAGCTTCTTGAACTCGTCGAACTCCGAGCCGTCGACGATCCGCGCAATGATATCGTGCACGTCGAACGGCTTTCTGCCGTCGGCGGAGACCACGCCATAGATTTCCTCGGCGGGAAACAGCGGCTCCCGCGGCTCGCGCATGTTCAGCACTGCGCGCGTCGGCGGCTTCAGCGTGGCGACGATGCGCCGAGCAATCCCGATCGCATGCGCATCGTTCTGGGCATAGTGATCGGTGACGCCGGAGTGGCGGGAATGCACATCGGCGCCGCCGAGCTCTTCGGCGGAAACCACCTCGCCGGTTGCGGCCTTCACCAGCGGCGGGCCGCCGAGGAAGATGGTGCCCTGGTTGCGCACGATGATACTCTCGTCCGACATCGCCGGCACATAGGCGCCGCCGGCCGTGCAGGAGCCCATTACGATCGCAATCTGCGGAATGCCCTGCGAGGACATCTGCGCCTGGTTATAGAAGATGCGGCCGAAATGGCGCTCGTCCGGAAAGATCTCATCCTGCATCGGCAGGAAGGCGCCGCCGGAATCGACCATGTAGACGCAGGGCAGATTGTTCTGGCGCGCAATATCCTGCGCGCGCAGATGCTTCTTCACCGTCATTGGGTAATAGGTGCCGCCCTTGATGGTGGCGTCGTTGGCAACGATCACGCATTCGCGGCCCGAAATGCGCCCCACCCCGGTAATGACGCTGGCGGAATGGACATCGCCGCCATAGAGGCCATGCGCGGCGAGCGGCGATAGTTCCAGAAAGGCCGTGCCGGGATCAACCAGCAGGTCGACGCGCTCGCGCGCCAGCATCTTGCCGCGCGCGGTATGCCGTTTGCGCGACACCTCGCCGCCGCCGCCGGCGACCACCTTGAGTTTCTCGCGCAGTTCGGCGACGAGACCCCGCATCACGTCGGCATTGCGGGCAAACTCTTGGGATGTCGGATCGATGGTGGAATGAAGCGGCATGATCAGCGTTTTCTTTGGATGCGAGGGAGCCGTTGGAATGGCTTCAGGACAGTCGGACCGTAACGTTCGAGGAAGATATAACAGCCTGTATCATCTTTGCCTCGATGTGAAGTTCAAGCCGTCTTCTCGAACAGCTCCCGCCCGATCAGCATGCGGCGGATTTCGCTGGTGCCGGCGCCGATCTCGTAGAGTTTGGCGTCACGGAGTAGCCGCCCGGTCGGGTAGTCGTTGATATAGCCGTTGCCGCCGAGCAGCTGGATGGCGTCGAGCGCGCATTGCGTCGCCTTCTCGGCGGCGTAGAGGATGGCGCCGGCGGCGTCCTCGCGCGTGGTCTCGCCGCGGTCGCAGGCTTTGGCCACCGCGTAGACATAGGCGCGCGAGGCGTTCATGGTGGTGTACATGTCGGCGATCTTGCCCTGCACCAGCTGGAAGCTGCCGATCGGCTCGCCGAATTGCTTGCGTTCGTGCACGTAAGGCAGCACCACGTCCATGCAGGCCTGCATGATGCCGATCGGCCCCGCCGCCAGCACCGCGCGCTCATAGTCGAGGCCGCTCATCAACACGTTGACGCCGCGGCCGACCTCGCTCAGCACATTCTCCTCGGGCACCTCGCAGTCCTCGAACAGCAGTTCGCAGGTATCGGAGCCGCGCATGCCGAGCTTGTCGAGTTTTTGCGCGGTGGAAAATCCCTTCATGCCCTTTTCGATGAGGAAGGCGGTGATGCCGCGCGGGCCAGCATTGGCGTCGGTCTTGGCATAGACCACCAGCGTGTCGGCGACGGGGCCGTTGGTGATCCACATCTTGTTGCCGTTCAGCACAAAACGGTCGCCCTTTTTCTCGGCGCGGGTCTTCATCGAGACCACGTCCGAGCCCGCGCCCGGCTCCGACATCGCGAGCGAGCCGACATGCTCGCCGGAGATCAATTTCGGCAGATACTTCCGTTTCTGCGCCTCATTGCCGTTGCGGCGGATCTGGTTGACGCAGAGATTGGAATGCGCGCCATAGGACAGCCCGACGGAGGCTGAAGCGCGAGATATTTCTTCCACCGCAATGCAGTGCTCGAGATAGCCGAGACCGGCGCCGCCATATTCCTCCTCGACCGTGATGCCGTGCAGGCCGAGCGCGCCGATCTTCGGCCAGAGGTCGCGCGGGAACTGGTTGCTGCGGTCGATCTCGGCGGCGCGCGGGGCGATTTCGTTCTGCGAAAACGCATGCACGGTCTCGCGGATCGCGTCCGCAGTCTCGCCGAGGTCGAAGTTGAGAAGCAGCGCCCTATTTGAGGCCATGGATTTCCTCCGACGTTTTATAATTAAACGATCATACGTTTTTTTACTACCTTCGCAAGCGTAACGTGGTTAGGCTCAAATGAACTCTGCAGCCGATTGAATATACTACCTTTTCATGCCAGTATTATACGGCCGCTTGCTCGTTTCCAGGGTGGCGAATGCTCTCCACCCTCAGAGGCTCAATGGCGCGGACGATCGGCTCACACGGCCCCACGACGATGGAGGCGATCCGCAAAGCCGGGCTGCGCCTGATCTTCGAGCACGGCTACGCCGCCATGAGCCTGCGCCAGCTCGCGGCCGAAGTCGGGATCCAGTCGGGCTCGCTCTACAATCACATCTCGACCAAGCAGGAATTGCTGTTCGTGCTGGTACGGGACCACATCAACGAGCTGCTACGCCAGCTCGATCGGGCCCTGCAGGGGAAACAAGGGCCGGCCGACAAGCTTCGGGCCTTCGTCGCTTTTCACGTCAGCTACCACATGACCAGGAAGCGCGAGGTCTTCATCGCCAATTCCGAGTTGCGAAGCCTGGAGCCGAAGAACTACCAAGAGATCGTGGCGCTGCGCGGCGCCTATGAGCGGCGGCTTGCGGAAATTCTCACCGAGGGTGTCACGGAAGGCGAGTTCGAGGTCGTTGACATCCAGGTGGCGACGTTTGCGATCCTGTCGCTCCTGACCGGCCTCACTGCCTGGTACCGGCCCGGCGGCCGGCTCACCAAGGAGGCGATCGTCGCCGCTCATGAGAAGCTGGTGCTATCGGGCGTCTCTCCCAGCGCGACGTCCGAGCGGGCGCGAACCACGCGCGCGCCCTCCCCTGACGTTACGGCTCGCGGCAGGCCGGAGAGCTGACGAGGTGCCCATGCCCGAACGTCAGCCCCTCGACGAGTTCGACCTGAAAATACTGTCCGAGTTGCAGAAGGACGGACGCATCCGCAACAATGAGCTGGCTGAGAGGGTCGGCCTCTCGGAGCCTCCATGCCGGCGGCGCGTTCGGTCCTTGCGCGAGCGCGGCTATGTCAGTGCCATCAGAGCCACGCTCGACGAAAAGCTCCTTGGTTACGAGGTTATTTCCTACGTATTGATTCAGTTGCAGAGCCAGGCTCAGGCGACGTTGCAGGCCTTCGAAAAATCGATCGCGGCAATACCGCTGGTCCAGCAGAGCTGGCGCATTTCGGGGGACGCCGATTATCTGCTCAAATGCGTGGCACGAAACGTCGAGGGCATGCACCAGCAGCTTCTGCAATTTTCAGCGATGCCTGAAGTGCGCAACATCAGAACTTTCCCGGTGCTTGGCGTCGCCAAGGATGCGCCGCTGCCCATAGCCCCAAATCCGGCGGCATCTGACCCGGCACGATAGCCTCGCCCGCAAGGGGGCCGGAAAGCGTGCCGGCCGGGCTCTCTCAGTGGGTCCAGGGCTCGACGCGCTTGAAGGCGAAATTGTCGGCGTAAGCGGCGGGCCGGCGAACCGAATCCTTGGGCTCGATCACCTGGTAGGCGATGCCCTTGCGCTCGCAATAGGCGATCGCGTCTTCCTTGGTGTCGAAGCGCAAGGTGAGCTGCTGCTTCATGTCGGAGGACGAGGTCCAGCCCATCAGCGGCTCGATCGCCCGCGGCTGCTCGGGCTCGTAATCGAGCTGCCATTCCTGGGTCTTGGCCCTTCCCGATTGCATCGCGTTCTTGGCAGGCTTGAAAATGCGGGCGGTCATTGGATGGTCGGGTCCTCAAGCGGTATGCGACATGGAAGCGTTTGGTGGAAACGGCCGGGATAGTATAGAGACACCTTTCAGGAATTTGATCGGTGATTCCGGACCCCCGGATGTACCATTTCCGTCCCGGTATAGTCATTATGCCGTACTGTGACAATCCAGGGCTATCCGGCGCCCGGGACCCGGTCTTGCGGCGCGATCTTCCCGAAAGCATCACGAAGCGGCACCCATGAAAATCAACGCCACCCTGCCCGACAAAGGACGCGACCTTCGGCTCGACCTGTTTCGCGGGGTCGCGAACTGGTGGATCTATCTGGATCATATCCCGGATAACGTCGTAAACTGGATCACCGTCCGCAATTACGGGTTTAGTGACGCCGCCGACCTGTTCGTCTTCATTTCCGGCTATACCGCCTCGTTTGTCTATGCGCGGATGATGCTCGAACGCGGCTTCATTGTCGGCGCTACGCGGCTGACCAAGCGGGTCTGGCAGCTCTATGTCGCCCACATCATCCTGTTCGTGATCTATATCGCCTCGATCAGCTACCTCGCCTTGCGCTTTGGCGACTCGGAGCTGGTCAACGATTTCAACGTCGCCGTCCTGGTCGACAATGCGACCGAAACGCTGCGGCAGGGCTTGTTCCTGAAGTTCAAGCCGGTCAATCTCGACGTGCTGCCGCTCTACATCGTGCTGATGGGGCTGTTCCCGCCGGTTTTGTGGATCATGCTGCGGCAGCCCAACTGGACCTTGGCGGCCGCGATCGTACTGTGGCTGGTGTCGCGGCAGACAGGATGGAACCTGTCCGCCTATCCGGTCGGCACCTGGTACTTCAATCCGTTCGCCTGGCAGGTGCTATTCGTGTTCGGCGCGTGGTGCGCGCTCGGCGGTGCCCGCAAGAACATGCACATCATCAACTCGCCGATCACGCTGTATGTGTGCGTGGCCTATCTGATCCTGGCGCTGGTCATGACCATGGCCGGCAAATTTCCGGCTTTCGGCGAGATGTTCCCGCAGTGGCTCTATTCGACCTTCAATCCCAACGACAAGACCAACCTCGCGCCCTACCGCTTCCTGCACTTCGTGGCGATCGTGATCCTGGTGATCCGCTTCGTGCCGAAGGAATGGCCGGGGCTAGAGTGGAAGATTTTCGATCCGCTCGTCGTCTGTGGTCAGCAGTCGCTGGCGGTTTTCTGCGTCGGCGTGTTCCTGTCATTCGTCGGGCACTTCGAACTGTCGATGAGCTCGGGCTCGCTGTTCGCGCAGATCTTCGTCAGCGTGACCGGCATCGCGATCATGACCATCGTAGCCTATTACATTTCCTGGTCGAAGCGGCAGGACAAGCCGCTCAAGCCGGCAGCGCCGAAAGCCGCCTGAGCGGCTTTCGGCCGAACCGCGGCAGCCGGTTTCAGGCCGGTTGCGCGGTCGACGCCACCAGCGTCCGCACGTCGGTGTAGATATTGACCGCCGGCGCGACTACTTTGTGCATCGCGTTCTTCGATACGATGGTGTCGTGCATGACGAGATGATCGACGCCGGTGGTCAGAAAACAGTTCACGGCATCCTGCGGCGTTTCCACGATGGGCTCGCCCTTGATGTTGAATGAGGTGTTGATCAGCACGGGAACACCGGTCAGCGCCTCGAATTCCTTCAGCAGGCGGTAGAGCATCGGATTGGTTTCTTCGCGCACGGTCTGGACGCGTGCAGTGCCATCGACATGCACGATCGCCGGGATCTTGTCGCGCCATTCAGGGCGAACCGGTTTAGCGATCAGCATGAAGGGCGAGTCCTCCTCGCCTTCAAAAATTTCCTTCATGCGCTCGGCCAGCACGATCGGCGCGAACGGCCGGAACGCCTGCCGGTGCTTCACGCGGCTGTTGAGGATGTCCTTCATCTCGGGCTTGCGTGGATCGGCCAGCAGGCTGCGGTTGCCGAGCGCGCGCGGCCCGAATTCGGAGCGGTCCTGAAACCAGCCGATCACCTTCTGGTCGGCGAGCAGTTTGGCGGTGTCGCGGCAGATATTGTCGCTCCTGACGGCGTCGACCTGGATCCGCACCAGAAATTTCTGCAACTCCTTGGCGGCATCCTGATCGCTGTAGCGCCTGCCGACATAGGCGTGATCCATGACGAAGCCGCGGCGTTGCTTCAGGATTTCGAGCCAGCCGTAATAAGCGCAGCCGATTGCAATGCCGTCATCGCCGGCCGCCGGCTGGATCCAGA
This genomic window contains:
- a CDS encoding dihydrodipicolinate synthase family protein → MSPRISWEGVFPAVTTQFNDDLSLNIDATAKVMDGLIRDGVSGLIVCGSVGENTSLERKEKVAIMEAAKSVAAGRVPVLCGIAEFTTAFAVETAKEAARVGIDGVMVMPALVYSSKPHETAAHFRAVATATDLPVMLYNNPPIYKNDVTPDILASLADVETVVCFKDSSGDTRRFIDTRNMVGDRFVLFAGLDDVIVESVAMGAVGWVSGMSNAFPREGETLFRLAKAGRYAEVMPLYEWFMPLLHLDARPDLVQCIKLCEHIMGRGTALTRPPRLALLPHEKAEVEAMMAKALKNRPVLPNVGLKAA
- a CDS encoding hydroxymethylglutaryl-CoA lyase, whose translation is MSDGVHIVEVGPRDGLQNEKTPISVADRIAFIEALIGAGLKAVEVGAFVSPKAIPQMVGSAEVLRGVSHHTNCELPVLVPNEKGYEASQAAGAKLIAVFAAASESFSRANINCSIAESIERFKPVLARAKADGVRVRGYISTVLGCPYEGEIKPQAVVDVAKVLWDLGCYEVSLGDTIGVGTPLKARQLLRSVAGHVPMANLAMHFHDTYGQALANLYAGMEEGCRVIDSAAGGLGGCPYAPGATGNVATEDVVYMLEGMGIATGVDMKKLVKATNVVSGLIGRPPVSRVAAALNAKRQAAK
- a CDS encoding acetyl/propionyl/methylcrotonyl-CoA carboxylase subunit alpha, with amino-acid sequence MDRSKLYRRFRTLLIANRGEIACRVIRSARAMGLRTVAVYSEADRDAMHVAMADEAVLLGPARARDSYLNIERVIEAARQTGAEAVHPGYGFLSENAEFAQACLNAGLVFVGPTAEMMTAMGSKSGSKALMEKAGVPLVPGYHGEAQDEATLTQAANKIGFPVLVKASAGGGGRGMRVVNSAGELAAAIVSAKREAKAAFGDDRMLIEKFVQNPRHIEVQIIGDSHGNLLSLWERECTLQRRHQKVIEEAPSPTLDTKQREAVCAAARKAAAAVNYVGAGTIEFVSDGKEVFFIEMNTRLQVEHPVTELITGVDLVEWQLRVAFGEKLPLAQDEIKLNGHAIEARVYAENPQKNFMPSVGRIRTWRTPEAIDGLRIDAGYRSGDAVSPYYDAMLAKVIAWAPTRQAAIERLHRGLEETDVRGIVTNIPFLSALVTHPQVRANTIDTGFIERELKKLTESSGTAGDLELCAAVAAIIVDEQKAAKETHSPWQTFGWMPVGQRRRVFSFRQGQGAEHKATLHYGNSPSKLTIGKHEFVFATSPAEEGSFDLTIEGMKSRVTAVIEGHELYLRTRNGRFDLHWVDPFGGETEELVGEDKIVAPLPGTVVALLAEEGATLEKGAAILTLEVMKMEQTLRAPFAGVLKKIRCKVGDIVGEGVELAELEPAVAS
- a CDS encoding carboxyl transferase domain-containing protein, with product MPLHSTIDPTSQEFARNADVMRGLVAELREKLKVVAGGGGEVSRKRHTARGKMLARERVDLLVDPGTAFLELSPLAAHGLYGGDVHSASVITGVGRISGRECVIVANDATIKGGTYYPMTVKKHLRAQDIARQNNLPCVYMVDSGGAFLPMQDEIFPDERHFGRIFYNQAQMSSQGIPQIAIVMGSCTAGGAYVPAMSDESIIVRNQGTIFLGGPPLVKAATGEVVSAEELGGADVHSRHSGVTDHYAQNDAHAIGIARRIVATLKPPTRAVLNMREPREPLFPAEEIYGVVSADGRKPFDVHDIIARIVDGSEFDEFKKLYGATLICGFAHIWGYPVGIIANNGILFSESSLKGAHFIELCCQRNIPLVFLQNITGFMVGKKYEAGGIARDGAKLVTAVATAGVPKFTVVIGGSYGAGNYGMSGRAYSPRFLWMWPNARISVMGGEQASMVLSQVRRDNIEAKGESWSAEEEDKFRAPIRAQYESQGNPYYATARLWDDGVIDPADTRLVLGLGLSAAANAPIEPTKFGLFRM
- a CDS encoding isovaleryl-CoA dehydrogenase, whose protein sequence is MASNRALLLNFDLGETADAIRETVHAFSQNEIAPRAAEIDRSNQFPRDLWPKIGALGLHGITVEEEYGGAGLGYLEHCIAVEEISRASASVGLSYGAHSNLCVNQIRRNGNEAQKRKYLPKLISGEHVGSLAMSEPGAGSDVVSMKTRAEKKGDRFVLNGNKMWITNGPVADTLVVYAKTDANAGPRGITAFLIEKGMKGFSTAQKLDKLGMRGSDTCELLFEDCEVPEENVLSEVGRGVNVLMSGLDYERAVLAAGPIGIMQACMDVVLPYVHERKQFGEPIGSFQLVQGKIADMYTTMNASRAYVYAVAKACDRGETTREDAAGAILYAAEKATQCALDAIQLLGGNGYINDYPTGRLLRDAKLYEIGAGTSEIRRMLIGRELFEKTA
- a CDS encoding TetR/AcrR family transcriptional regulator encodes the protein MARTIGSHGPTTMEAIRKAGLRLIFEHGYAAMSLRQLAAEVGIQSGSLYNHISTKQELLFVLVRDHINELLRQLDRALQGKQGPADKLRAFVAFHVSYHMTRKREVFIANSELRSLEPKNYQEIVALRGAYERRLAEILTEGVTEGEFEVVDIQVATFAILSLLTGLTAWYRPGGRLTKEAIVAAHEKLVLSGVSPSATSERARTTRAPSPDVTARGRPES
- a CDS encoding Lrp/AsnC family transcriptional regulator; translation: MPERQPLDEFDLKILSELQKDGRIRNNELAERVGLSEPPCRRRVRSLRERGYVSAIRATLDEKLLGYEVISYVLIQLQSQAQATLQAFEKSIAAIPLVQQSWRISGDADYLLKCVARNVEGMHQQLLQFSAMPEVRNIRTFPVLGVAKDAPLPIAPNPAASDPAR
- a CDS encoding ETC complex I subunit gives rise to the protein MTARIFKPAKNAMQSGRAKTQEWQLDYEPEQPRAIEPLMGWTSSSDMKQQLTLRFDTKEDAIAYCERKGIAYQVIEPKDSVRRPAAYADNFAFKRVEPWTH
- a CDS encoding OpgC domain-containing protein; the protein is MKINATLPDKGRDLRLDLFRGVANWWIYLDHIPDNVVNWITVRNYGFSDAADLFVFISGYTASFVYARMMLERGFIVGATRLTKRVWQLYVAHIILFVIYIASISYLALRFGDSELVNDFNVAVLVDNATETLRQGLFLKFKPVNLDVLPLYIVLMGLFPPVLWIMLRQPNWTLAAAIVLWLVSRQTGWNLSAYPVGTWYFNPFAWQVLFVFGAWCALGGARKNMHIINSPITLYVCVAYLILALVMTMAGKFPAFGEMFPQWLYSTFNPNDKTNLAPYRFLHFVAIVILVIRFVPKEWPGLEWKIFDPLVVCGQQSLAVFCVGVFLSFVGHFELSMSSGSLFAQIFVSVTGIAIMTIVAYYISWSKRQDKPLKPAAPKAA